From Medicago truncatula cultivar Jemalong A17 chromosome 7, MtrunA17r5.0-ANR, whole genome shotgun sequence, a single genomic window includes:
- the LOC25498842 gene encoding uncharacterized protein, producing MTDFLAINPLSISATESPLFPFLNSHPTSSSTRTQFSSISFSPFSPKLSKTSGNNSVSSALSSRSNGKQGPPSRGHSFYDELQFEDSKENNFGLELEGLSNETDGSIPFFEIDENDDKGSGNSGTELGEDELIRVQGDGDEDRDGVDLRINDKVEKFGGNLRLRRGKQVIRRSNLLAKQVISIQSALSLGFVSQLWVDTTSWMVLFVEVRSNLLSGDSEKFFLEDISQVGDVVLVPDESVIDNEYNMIGLETLVGYRVVTPSLRNIGKVRGYNFSINSGAVEELEIDSFGLSIIPSSLVSTYSLMVEDVLEVVSDAVVVHEAAALRIQRLSKGFLGNQNVGISADDVEDYEYEQSATYGRVSRRRKGFGRKKPNPREWDNNEDNWELPMDYL from the exons ATGACTGATTTTCTCGCTATAAACCCACTTTCCATTTCAGCTACAGAGTCTCCATTGTTCCCCTTTCTCAATTCACACCCAACTTCATCATCAACCAGAACCCAATTCAGCTCAATTTCCTTTTCccccttttctcccaaactcTCCAAAACCAGTGGCAACAACAGTGTTTCCTCAGCTTTGAGCTCGAGGTCCAATGGAAAGCAGGGTCCACCATCAAGGGGTCATAGCTTTTACGACGAACTTCAATTTGAGGACTCAAAGGAGAACAATTTCGGGTTAGAGTTGGAGGGTTTGTCCAATGAAACTGATGGGTCTATCCCATTTTTTGAAAtagatgaaaatgatgataagGGAAGTGGAAATAGTGGGACTGAATTGGGAGAAGATGAATTGATTCGAGTTCAGGGTGATGGAGATGAAGATAGGGATGGGGTTGATTTGAGAATAAATGACAAAGTTGAGAAATTTGGTGGTAATTTGAGATTAAGAAGAGGTAAACAAGTGATTAGAAGGTCGAATTTGTTGGCGAAGCAGGTGATTAGTATTCAATCTGCTCTTAGTTTGGGATTTGTCTCACAGCTTTGGGTGGACACTACCTCT TGGATGGTCTTGTTTGTAGAGGTGAGATCAAACTTGCTTTCTGGGGATTCAGAAAAATTCTTTCTTGAGGATATCAGTCAG GTTGGGGATGTTGTCCTTGTTCCGGATGAAAGTGTTATAGACAACGAATATAATATGATTGGATTGGAGACTCTG GTTGGATACagagttgtaacaccctctCTACGAAATATCGGAAAG GTGCGTGGATACAATTTCAGCATCAATTCAGGTGCTGTTGAAGAACTTGAGATAGACTCATTTGGATTATCCATCATTCCATCAAGTTTG gtGAGTACCTACTCTTTGATGGTTGAGGATGTACTTGAAGTAGTGTCTGATGCTGTTGTTGTACATGAAGCTGCAGCTTTACGAATACAAAGGCTTTCCAAG GGCTTTTTGGGCAACCAGAATGTGGGAATCTCGGCGGATGATGTCGAAGATTATGAATATGAACAATCTGCAACATATGGTCGTGTTTCAAGGAGAAGGAAAGGTTTTGGAAGAAAGAAACCCAATCCAAGAGAGTGGGATAATAATGAAGATAACTGGGAGCTTCCCATGGATTACCTCTAA